From a region of the Rhodococcus sp. 4CII genome:
- a CDS encoding helix-turn-helix domain-containing protein yields the protein MVSPYRIVLDERERSELERRVRAGNTPQKAALRALIVLMASDGASNAAIADELGICVDAARKWRARFCAKGIKGLVDASRSGRPPVSRPPRSRRSRRGRVSFPPSTSCLCLGGAPRSWLGSW from the coding sequence ATGGTCAGCCCGTACCGGATCGTGTTGGACGAGCGGGAACGCAGCGAGCTCGAGCGGCGGGTGCGGGCCGGCAACACCCCGCAGAAGGCGGCGCTGCGGGCGTTGATCGTGTTGATGGCTTCCGACGGCGCGTCTAACGCGGCTATCGCCGACGAGCTCGGCATCTGCGTCGATGCCGCCCGCAAGTGGCGCGCTCGGTTCTGCGCCAAGGGCATCAAGGGATTGGTGGATGCCTCCCGGTCGGGGCGTCCGCCGGTATCACGCCCACCGAGGTCGCGCAGGTCAAGGCGTGGGCGTGTCAGCTTCCCGCCGAGTACGAGCTGCCTCTGTCTCGGTGGAGCGCCCCGGAGTTGGCTCGGCAGTTGGTGA
- a CDS encoding group II intron maturase-specific domain-containing protein: MTERQARKVLAALETRMEQVGLQLHPTKTKIVYCKDRKRRLDYENTSFTFLGYTFRARKAPTRDQASMFSAFLPAASIDARKNMGAVVRSWRLHLRTTTDLEELARWINPVVRGWMNYYGRFYRTEIHAILRRINTYLVRWARRRFKRLRSFKKAQRWWKGLLQRQPGLFAHWKWMTEF; this comes from the coding sequence GTGACCGAGCGGCAGGCGCGAAAAGTGCTGGCCGCGTTGGAAACGCGGATGGAGCAGGTCGGGCTGCAACTGCATCCGACCAAAACGAAGATAGTGTACTGCAAGGACCGTAAGAGGCGCCTCGATTATGAGAACACCTCGTTCACGTTCCTCGGGTACACGTTCCGAGCCAGGAAGGCCCCGACGCGGGACCAGGCGAGCATGTTCTCGGCGTTCCTGCCCGCGGCCAGCATCGATGCCCGCAAGAATATGGGCGCGGTGGTTAGGTCCTGGCGGCTGCATCTACGCACCACGACCGACTTGGAAGAGTTGGCGCGGTGGATCAACCCGGTCGTTCGCGGCTGGATGAACTACTACGGCCGGTTCTACCGGACCGAGATCCACGCCATCCTGCGACGCATCAACACCTATCTGGTGCGATGGGCGCGACGGAGATTCAAACGGCTCAGATCGTTCAAGAAAGCCCAGCGATGGTGGAAGGGCCTGCTGCAACGCCAGCCGGGCCTGTTCGCCCACTGGAAGTGGATGACCGAGTTCTGA
- a CDS encoding tyrosine-type recombinase/integrase: MSPLAPILQGFFTDKLLRQRQAGPNTIAAYRDTCRLLLTFAYEKTGHPPSGLDIAEVNAELVTAFLTHIESGRTNTVSTRNARLAAIRSLFRYAALHAPEHAEQISKVLAIPPKRCDRPVVCFLTADEIDALLAAPDRNTGLGRRDHALLLLACQTGLRLSELTGLTIGDVELGTGAHVRCHGKGRKDRATPLTKQTVATLRVWLTECGGGPGDPLFATRVGGRLSSDAVQKLVTKHASRAVKNCPTLTGKNITPHTLRHSAAMALLHAGVDTSVIALWLGHEDPGSTQAYLTRRHDHQGASPRTRPAPQHKSRSIPST, translated from the coding sequence ATGAGCCCGCTGGCCCCGATCCTGCAGGGATTCTTCACCGACAAACTGCTCCGGCAGCGCCAGGCCGGCCCGAACACGATTGCCGCCTACCGCGACACATGCCGCCTGCTGCTGACGTTCGCGTACGAGAAGACGGGGCATCCCCCGAGCGGCCTCGATATCGCCGAGGTGAACGCGGAATTGGTCACGGCCTTTCTGACCCATATCGAGTCCGGGCGCACCAACACGGTCTCAACCCGCAACGCGCGCTTGGCCGCGATCCGTTCCCTGTTCCGATACGCCGCGTTGCACGCACCCGAGCACGCCGAGCAAATCAGCAAGGTGCTGGCCATCCCACCCAAACGTTGCGATCGCCCCGTGGTCTGCTTCCTGACCGCCGACGAGATCGACGCCCTGCTGGCCGCGCCTGACCGCAACACCGGGCTCGGGCGCCGCGACCACGCGCTGCTGCTGCTCGCCTGCCAAACCGGGCTCCGCCTGAGTGAGCTGACGGGCCTCACAATCGGCGATGTCGAACTCGGAACCGGGGCGCACGTCCGCTGCCACGGCAAGGGCCGCAAGGACCGAGCCACACCCCTGACCAAACAAACCGTTGCCACACTGCGGGTTTGGCTCACCGAGTGCGGCGGTGGGCCGGGTGACCCATTGTTCGCGACCCGAGTCGGCGGGCGGCTCTCATCGGACGCAGTCCAGAAGCTGGTCACCAAACACGCCTCCCGAGCCGTGAAGAACTGTCCAACCCTCACCGGCAAGAACATCACACCGCATACGCTGCGGCACTCGGCGGCAATGGCTTTGCTGCACGCAGGGGTGGACACCTCGGTGATCGCGCTCTGGCTCGGCCACGAAGACCCTGGATCCACCCAGGCCTACCTTACACGCCGACATGACCATCAAGGAGCAAGCCCTCGCACGCGTCCAGCCCCACAACACAAGTCCCGGTCGATACCGAGCACCTGA
- a CDS encoding reverse transcriptase domain-containing protein, whose translation MSGPSGKPFDISKRLVWKAWKQVKANKGAAGVDGVSIEEFEADLENNLFKIWNRMSSGTFFPPPVRAVEIPKAAGGTRILGVPTIGDRVAQTVAALTLEPRTESIFHDDSYGYRPGRGALDAVARCRERCWSKSWVIDLDVRKFFDSVAWDLMVKAVEANVTHEQRWIVLYVRRWLAAPIRTPEGRVVERDRGTPQGSAISPVLANLFMHYAFDSWLEREFPTVEFERYADLCRNNWYLHAVPELLALAASRLENAFGVPV comes from the coding sequence ATGTCAGGTCCGAGCGGGAAACCGTTCGATATCTCCAAGCGTCTGGTGTGGAAAGCGTGGAAGCAGGTCAAGGCGAACAAGGGTGCTGCCGGGGTGGATGGAGTGTCGATCGAGGAGTTCGAGGCCGATTTGGAGAACAATCTCTTCAAGATCTGGAATCGGATGTCGTCGGGGACGTTTTTCCCACCTCCGGTGCGGGCGGTGGAAATACCGAAAGCCGCTGGTGGGACGCGAATTTTAGGTGTGCCTACTATCGGTGATCGGGTGGCGCAGACGGTGGCGGCGTTGACGCTCGAGCCCCGCACGGAGTCGATCTTTCACGATGACTCCTACGGGTATCGGCCGGGGCGTGGCGCGCTGGATGCGGTGGCCAGGTGCCGGGAAAGGTGCTGGTCGAAGTCCTGGGTCATCGATCTTGATGTCCGTAAGTTCTTCGACAGTGTCGCCTGGGACCTGATGGTCAAGGCGGTGGAAGCCAACGTCACCCACGAGCAGCGCTGGATTGTGCTGTATGTGCGGCGGTGGCTGGCTGCCCCGATCCGAACGCCTGAGGGCAGGGTCGTCGAGCGTGATCGCGGGACCCCGCAGGGGTCGGCAATCTCGCCAGTTTTGGCGAACCTGTTCATGCACTATGCGTTCGACTCCTGGTTGGAACGAGAGTTCCCGACCGTTGAGTTCGAACGCTACGCGGACTTATGTCGGAATAACTGGTATCTTCACGCCGTCCCGGAATTGCTGGCGTTGGCGGCATCCCGGCTCGAGAATGCGTTCGGGGTGCCGGTATGA
- a CDS encoding IS4 family transposase codes for MPRSGWVKPVSDRRLSDVVSVGLLTRVFPASLVDEVIAECGRTEQRSRSLTARVTAYFAIGMALNSEGSYEEVFEQLTDGLSWSSGWSQSWSPPTKSAIFQARSRLGHEPVRELFRRVARPLADADTPGSWLAGRRLVALDGTCLDLPDTPVNAEHFGRPGSSHGEKAAFPQARLVALAECGTHAVFDAAIGPCRTSERELAHDLFDTLEPEMLLLADRGLYGFDMWTRAAATGADLLWRVTSALSPRHLETLDDGSWLAHIVPTSGKNRRQRTPLTVRVIDYTLDDGRDNPEQYRLLTTILDPADASAEELALAYAQRWEIENTFDELKTHQRGPRAVLRSKSPPLVQQEIWGHLCCHYAIRTLMRDAATAGSHDRRPDLLRHRLRITRRSLSHSSFSPS; via the coding sequence GTGCCTCGGAGTGGATGGGTGAAGCCGGTCTCGGATCGGCGGTTGTCGGATGTGGTGTCGGTGGGGTTGTTGACCAGGGTGTTCCCCGCGTCCCTGGTTGATGAGGTGATCGCGGAATGCGGTCGGACCGAGCAGCGCAGTAGGTCGTTGACCGCTCGGGTGACGGCGTATTTCGCGATCGGGATGGCATTGAATTCGGAAGGCTCCTACGAGGAGGTCTTCGAGCAGCTCACCGACGGTTTGTCATGGTCGTCGGGATGGTCGCAGTCCTGGTCGCCGCCGACGAAATCGGCCATCTTCCAGGCCCGTTCACGGCTGGGGCACGAACCGGTGCGGGAGCTGTTCCGCCGTGTCGCACGACCGCTCGCCGACGCGGATACACCCGGATCCTGGCTCGCCGGGCGCCGGCTGGTGGCCCTCGACGGGACCTGCCTCGACCTGCCCGACACCCCGGTCAACGCCGAGCATTTCGGGCGGCCCGGATCGAGTCACGGCGAGAAGGCCGCGTTCCCGCAGGCACGATTGGTGGCCCTCGCCGAATGCGGCACCCACGCGGTCTTCGACGCCGCGATCGGGCCTTGCCGCACCTCCGAGCGGGAGCTCGCGCACGACCTGTTCGACACACTAGAACCGGAAATGCTGCTGCTCGCCGACCGCGGCCTGTACGGATTCGACATGTGGACCCGGGCCGCCGCCACCGGCGCCGACCTGCTGTGGAGAGTCACATCGGCCCTCTCACCCCGGCACCTCGAAACCCTCGACGACGGATCCTGGCTGGCGCACATCGTCCCCACCTCCGGGAAGAATCGGCGGCAGCGAACACCACTGACGGTGCGCGTGATCGACTACACCCTCGACGACGGGCGGGACAACCCCGAGCAGTACCGGCTGCTGACCACCATCCTCGACCCCGCCGACGCATCCGCGGAAGAACTCGCCCTCGCCTACGCCCAACGCTGGGAGATCGAGAACACCTTCGACGAACTCAAAACCCACCAACGCGGACCACGAGCAGTCCTACGGTCGAAATCCCCACCGCTGGTCCAGCAGGAAATCTGGGGGCACCTGTGCTGCCACTACGCCATCCGCACCCTGATGCGCGACGCCGCGACCGCCGGCAGTCACGACCGAAGACCGGATCTCCTTCGTCACCGCCTGCGGATCACCCGAAGATCCCTGTCCCACAGCTCTTTTTCCCCCTCATAA
- a CDS encoding IS1634 family transposase yields the protein MSSIVGKRQGGKTYYYLVESARVDGKPRIVSQQYLGSADEVTAKLAGAESGQPVRSAHKSFGDVAAVWSILERLGVAEVIDAVVPRRSDAAVSVGTYMTLATVNRVVAPRSKAAFAQWWAGTAGSRWVKAPAAALDHRRFWKAMDRLGEDELRRVETELGRRMVTEFGLDLSGLALDMTNFATFIDSANEAAPIAQRGKAKQKRVDLRLVGLALVITRDGGIPIVAHPYPGDRPDVTQFPDVLDALVARYRDLTSSIESLTVVYDAGQNSAANHAHVEESGIGFVGSLPPSDHPTLLAIGRSRYTSVDEDRYPGLRCVDTEVSALGVTRRAVLTHSPNLHAKQSRGFDQTLAKTRRQLAELQATLAGGRTRRDKAAVQAEIDRICRPRWVREVLTTTLTGETPAMLRLSWRTDTKARKRLEQRIFGKRILFTNRDHWSTAEVVAAYRSQSEVESGFRQLKDTHVVSFSPMHHWTDSKIRVHVFYCVLALAVAHLMRRQAAHAGLHLSVRALLAELADIEETVLLYHHGGKGRPRARRMLTDMTDTQHRLYDLFTLDRYAPTR from the coding sequence ATGTCGTCGATCGTGGGGAAACGTCAGGGCGGCAAGACGTACTACTACCTGGTCGAATCCGCACGGGTGGACGGTAAGCCGCGGATCGTCTCGCAGCAGTATTTGGGGAGCGCGGACGAGGTGACGGCGAAGCTGGCGGGGGCCGAGTCGGGGCAGCCGGTCCGCAGTGCGCACAAGAGCTTCGGGGATGTGGCGGCGGTGTGGTCGATCCTCGAACGCCTCGGTGTCGCTGAGGTCATCGACGCGGTCGTGCCGCGTCGGTCGGATGCGGCGGTGTCGGTGGGCACCTACATGACGTTGGCCACCGTCAACCGGGTGGTGGCACCACGGTCGAAGGCCGCGTTCGCGCAGTGGTGGGCGGGCACCGCGGGGTCCCGGTGGGTCAAGGCTCCGGCCGCCGCGCTCGATCACCGCCGGTTCTGGAAGGCGATGGACCGACTCGGCGAGGACGAGCTCCGCCGGGTCGAGACCGAACTGGGTCGGCGGATGGTCACCGAGTTCGGGCTGGACCTGTCCGGGCTGGCATTGGACATGACGAACTTCGCCACCTTCATCGACTCGGCCAACGAGGCGGCGCCGATCGCGCAACGCGGCAAGGCGAAACAGAAACGGGTTGACCTGCGGCTGGTCGGGCTGGCGTTGGTGATCACCCGCGACGGCGGCATCCCGATCGTGGCGCACCCCTACCCCGGGGACCGACCCGACGTCACCCAGTTCCCCGACGTCCTCGACGCCCTGGTGGCGCGCTACCGGGACCTGACCAGCTCTATCGAGTCGCTGACCGTGGTCTACGACGCCGGCCAGAACTCCGCCGCCAACCACGCCCACGTCGAGGAGTCGGGGATCGGGTTCGTCGGCTCCCTGCCCCCGAGCGATCATCCCACCCTGCTGGCGATCGGCAGGTCCCGCTACACCAGCGTCGACGAGGACCGGTATCCCGGCCTGCGATGTGTCGACACCGAGGTCAGTGCGCTGGGGGTGACCCGCCGGGCGGTGTTGACACACTCGCCGAACCTGCACGCCAAACAGTCCCGTGGATTCGACCAGACCCTGGCCAAGACCCGCCGACAACTCGCCGAACTGCAGGCCACCCTCGCGGGCGGGCGCACCCGCCGCGACAAGGCAGCCGTGCAGGCCGAGATCGACCGGATCTGCCGACCCCGCTGGGTGCGTGAGGTGCTCACCACCACCCTGACCGGGGAGACTCCGGCGATGCTGCGCCTGTCCTGGCGAACCGACACCAAGGCCCGGAAGCGACTGGAACAGCGGATCTTCGGCAAACGGATCCTGTTCACCAACCGAGACCACTGGAGTACCGCGGAGGTGGTGGCCGCCTACCGGTCCCAGTCCGAGGTCGAGTCCGGCTTCCGGCAACTCAAGGACACCCACGTCGTCTCGTTCTCCCCGATGCATCACTGGACCGACTCGAAGATCCGCGTCCACGTCTTCTACTGCGTCCTGGCCCTGGCCGTCGCACACCTGATGCGCCGCCAGGCCGCACACGCCGGCCTGCACCTGTCCGTGCGCGCCCTGCTCGCCGAACTCGCCGACATCGAGGAAACCGTGCTGCTCTACCACCACGGCGGCAAGGGACGCCCCCGCGCCCGCCGCATGCTCACCGACATGACCGACACCCAGCACCGCCTCTACGATCTGTTCACCCTCGACCGCTACGCCCCCACCCGATGA
- a CDS encoding TetR/AcrR family transcriptional regulator, whose amino-acid sequence MTADEHTGQSRRSARRDLVESEILAHASALFAEKGYAGTTPQEIADSVGMSRQSLYYYMSSKEDILAKLVAHMTTNLVEQMRFIEMDEDATATDKLSRVVTVIVTDRAKKPREFRLLDRSSSSLPDELTEEYLHGRREALAIVRSVIAQGIAEGEFKPVDERVAALSVLGMCNWVAWWFEPADNHPISPIAEQISDSAVSMLRRTDGPAAGPETPLDLVARLENDIAQLRRSLSD is encoded by the coding sequence GTGACTGCTGACGAACACACCGGACAATCGCGCCGTTCTGCACGGCGCGATCTGGTGGAGAGCGAGATCCTCGCGCACGCCTCGGCCTTGTTCGCAGAGAAGGGTTACGCCGGAACCACGCCGCAAGAGATCGCCGACTCGGTCGGAATGAGCCGACAATCGCTGTACTACTACATGTCCAGCAAAGAAGACATCCTCGCCAAGCTCGTCGCACATATGACGACGAACTTGGTCGAGCAAATGCGGTTCATCGAAATGGATGAAGACGCGACCGCGACAGATAAACTGTCGAGGGTCGTGACAGTAATCGTTACCGACCGAGCAAAGAAACCACGCGAATTCCGTCTACTCGACCGATCGTCATCGTCGCTGCCCGATGAACTGACAGAAGAATACTTGCACGGCAGGCGCGAAGCGCTGGCCATCGTACGATCGGTCATCGCGCAAGGAATCGCCGAGGGAGAGTTCAAACCCGTCGATGAACGCGTGGCAGCGCTGTCGGTCCTCGGCATGTGTAATTGGGTCGCGTGGTGGTTCGAGCCAGCGGACAACCATCCGATTTCACCTATCGCCGAACAAATTTCGGACAGCGCGGTATCCATGCTGCGCCGTACCGATGGCCCGGCGGCAGGTCCTGAAACACCCTTGGATCTGGTCGCCCGACTCGAGAACGATATCGCACAATTGCGGCGCTCCCTGTCCGACTGA
- a CDS encoding MaoC/PaaZ C-terminal domain-containing protein → MRSDSAASTATLAADDLEIGQRYDLGLFAVTESDIIDFSNHWDPQPFHCDPEVAREGYFGGIIASGVHTFAIFQRLAASAIYSSWAVIAGRRISDIELPRPVRGGMELHGSVTVVDIRHDKPGRSLVCIAGQLTAGEETVFSLRCEMYVRNTAS, encoded by the coding sequence ATGCGATCCGACAGCGCAGCAAGTACTGCCACCCTCGCCGCGGACGATCTCGAGATCGGCCAGAGATACGATCTCGGGTTGTTTGCGGTGACGGAGTCCGACATCATCGACTTCTCCAACCACTGGGATCCGCAACCTTTCCACTGCGATCCCGAGGTAGCTCGCGAGGGGTACTTCGGTGGAATCATCGCCAGCGGAGTACACACATTCGCCATCTTCCAGCGGTTGGCCGCGAGCGCGATCTACTCCTCGTGGGCCGTCATCGCTGGCCGGCGCATCTCCGACATCGAACTGCCCCGCCCAGTCCGCGGCGGCATGGAACTGCACGGCTCGGTGACAGTGGTCGACATTCGCCACGACAAGCCAGGTCGATCCCTCGTCTGCATCGCAGGGCAGCTCACCGCGGGCGAGGAGACGGTATTCAGTTTGCGGTGCGAGATGTACGTCAGGAACACGGCGTCATGA
- a CDS encoding S9 family peptidase codes for MSSDTAVDRLGAGRDVATVEMPSDVVTTVHELGAFDGAKLHGVLHRISGSTAVVTLMHPRQSLTHHPMVAWLLRAGVSVWTQDSRSVNNDINLVHEQAILDVAAGMTFLREAGFDKIVTLGHSGGGTLYAFYIEQAALEPEFRIDSTPAGRRVALSGAQMPVPDGAIFMAPHPGQGKVLLSLIDPSVADEDDPMSRIPELDMFDPANGFAPPPQSSTYSAEWLDHYRQAQYTRVERIDARAREMAKEVLDHRASFSVTGAVEDRRRSLAPRIITTYRTNADPRCIDLSLDPNDRPYGSLFGARPDLINYGLVGFGRLTTPDAWLSTWSAISSNADFVRCAAGVHVPTLYVDFSGDQAAFPSDVSRMFDALAAKDKRYESVPGQHFGQPLTKGDPTGYELAARVIEPWLKDKF; via the coding sequence ATGAGTTCCGATACCGCCGTCGACAGGCTCGGCGCCGGCCGGGATGTCGCTACCGTCGAGATGCCCAGCGACGTTGTGACGACCGTGCATGAGCTGGGGGCCTTCGACGGCGCCAAACTGCACGGCGTGCTCCACCGCATCAGCGGCTCCACGGCAGTGGTCACCCTGATGCACCCGCGGCAGTCACTGACCCACCACCCTATGGTCGCGTGGCTGCTGCGGGCTGGGGTGTCGGTGTGGACGCAGGACAGCCGGTCGGTCAACAACGATATCAATCTCGTCCACGAACAGGCCATCCTCGACGTGGCTGCAGGTATGACGTTCCTGCGCGAGGCCGGTTTCGACAAGATCGTCACACTCGGCCACTCGGGTGGAGGCACCCTGTACGCCTTCTACATCGAACAGGCAGCGCTCGAACCGGAATTCCGGATAGACAGCACACCAGCCGGCCGCCGGGTGGCGCTATCCGGGGCGCAGATGCCGGTGCCAGACGGCGCGATCTTCATGGCGCCGCACCCGGGTCAAGGCAAGGTTCTGCTCAGCCTCATCGACCCGTCGGTCGCCGACGAAGACGATCCGATGTCGCGGATCCCCGAGCTGGACATGTTCGACCCCGCCAACGGGTTCGCACCACCGCCGCAGTCGTCGACCTACTCTGCCGAATGGCTCGACCACTACCGGCAAGCGCAGTACACCCGCGTCGAGCGCATCGACGCACGCGCACGAGAGATGGCCAAAGAAGTCCTCGACCACCGGGCCTCGTTCTCGGTCACAGGAGCGGTCGAGGACCGGCGTCGATCGCTCGCCCCACGCATCATCACCACCTACCGCACAAACGCCGACCCACGCTGCATCGACCTTTCGTTGGACCCCAACGATCGGCCCTACGGTTCGTTGTTCGGTGCCCGCCCTGACCTGATCAACTACGGCCTGGTCGGCTTCGGCAGGCTCACCACACCCGACGCCTGGCTCTCGACCTGGTCCGCCATCAGCAGCAACGCCGACTTCGTCCGCTGCGCCGCAGGCGTCCACGTGCCCACCCTGTATGTCGACTTCAGCGGTGACCAGGCGGCGTTCCCATCGGACGTCAGTCGCATGTTCGATGCGCTGGCAGCGAAGGACAAACGGTACGAGTCGGTACCCGGTCAGCATTTCGGTCAGCCTCTGACCAAAGGCGATCCGACCGGATATGAACTCGCGGCGCGCGTCATTGAGCCGTGGTTGAAAGATAAGTTCTGA
- a CDS encoding VOC family protein, which produces MTELDHVVRGVDHAAFPTFDPAATIAFYRDVLGFPVVHATCALGWGPSAHPDFVHFFFDIGSGDRLAFFYYFGLEKPEAVEPVDAAKADLLARARHLAIHVDTEDHLREYRSRLDASDYKCELQVRHETVESIYVTDPNGYLIEITRPLRALTPEDDVDARISAEALLQVSQEDSPSLQKFYARKAVLIAEQFADDAPEVTFA; this is translated from the coding sequence ATGACTGAGCTAGACCACGTCGTCCGCGGCGTCGACCACGCAGCATTTCCCACGTTCGATCCGGCAGCCACGATCGCGTTCTATAGGGACGTGCTCGGGTTCCCGGTCGTGCACGCCACGTGTGCGCTGGGCTGGGGCCCGTCCGCGCATCCGGACTTCGTGCACTTCTTCTTCGACATCGGCAGCGGAGACCGCTTGGCGTTCTTCTACTACTTCGGGCTCGAAAAGCCCGAAGCGGTCGAGCCCGTCGACGCAGCGAAGGCTGATCTGCTGGCTCGCGCCCGGCATCTAGCCATCCACGTTGATACCGAGGACCACCTCCGGGAGTACCGCAGCAGGCTCGACGCGAGCGACTACAAGTGCGAGCTGCAGGTCCGGCACGAGACGGTCGAATCGATCTACGTCACTGACCCCAACGGCTACTTGATCGAGATCACCAGGCCCCTGCGCGCCCTCACCCCCGAAGACGATGTCGACGCTCGCATCAGTGCCGAAGCGCTTCTGCAGGTCTCCCAGGAGGACTCACCGTCACTGCAGAAGTTCTACGCGCGCAAGGCGGTTCTCATTGCCGAGCAGTTTGCGGACGATGCTCCCGAGGTGACGTTCGCATGA
- a CDS encoding (2,3-dihydroxybenzoyl)adenylate synthase yields the protein MSELKLLDEKVVQFPEADKERYRSAGLWGTATLSQEFTATAQRFPERVALIVGEESLTYAELDDRSTVLAAGLNRVGLRPGETVLLQVNNTLSSVVSWYGLLKAGLIPICTLALHRRHEISAIARQTQPALHLVDAKNPNFDLVTFALEMRKELPSVRHVLAIEGAGSSAQDIDSLAEGVDLDQARAVVASIQAEVDPDSVSVLQLSGGTTGVPKVIPRLHAEYWYNARAYAERLGWDEKARVAYIGPVSHNAGIICGIHGPHAVGAAAILGPPALPPVIPMMAKHEVSDIVLGPFAYAVAIDPELTAAKHLRRVVFSGKKVPAEHFAALTNLNIWAGQLFGMGEGLCAVTKLDDSAAVRSVSIGSPISPYDEVRILQPGYEDEVPAGEVGELCARGPYTIRGYFDSPEYNERAFTSDGFYRSGDLASVQIIDGEPNLVVEGRIKDLINRGGEKINAEEVEFLLVSHPSIDEAALVAMPDDRLGERACAFVYSAKGERPTIHDIREYLDSLGVAKYKWPERIEWVDEMPRASQVGKLDKKRLSAIAQHLTPEPVKESATMTNNRQ from the coding sequence ATGTCAGAGCTGAAACTCCTCGACGAGAAGGTCGTCCAGTTTCCGGAAGCGGACAAAGAGCGTTACCGAAGCGCCGGCCTGTGGGGGACTGCGACGCTCTCGCAAGAGTTCACCGCCACCGCCCAGCGATTCCCCGAGCGCGTCGCCCTCATCGTGGGGGAGGAGTCGTTGACCTACGCCGAGCTGGACGACCGCTCGACCGTTCTCGCCGCCGGCCTGAACCGAGTGGGTCTGCGCCCCGGCGAAACGGTCCTCCTCCAGGTCAACAACACGCTGTCCTCGGTGGTGTCCTGGTACGGCCTGCTCAAGGCAGGATTGATCCCGATCTGCACCCTCGCGTTGCACCGCCGTCACGAGATCTCCGCCATCGCCCGGCAGACGCAGCCTGCGCTGCATCTGGTCGACGCAAAGAACCCCAACTTCGATCTCGTGACCTTCGCACTCGAGATGCGGAAGGAACTGCCATCCGTTCGCCACGTCCTCGCGATCGAAGGTGCGGGTTCGTCCGCGCAGGATATCGATTCGCTCGCCGAGGGTGTCGATCTCGATCAGGCCCGCGCAGTGGTGGCGTCCATTCAAGCCGAGGTCGACCCCGATTCGGTATCGGTACTGCAACTCTCCGGCGGCACCACCGGAGTGCCCAAGGTGATTCCGCGCCTGCACGCCGAGTACTGGTACAACGCCCGCGCCTACGCCGAAAGACTCGGCTGGGACGAAAAGGCCCGGGTGGCCTACATCGGGCCGGTCTCGCACAACGCCGGAATCATCTGCGGAATCCACGGGCCGCACGCAGTGGGCGCGGCAGCGATTCTCGGACCTCCCGCCCTGCCTCCGGTCATTCCGATGATGGCCAAGCATGAAGTGTCCGACATCGTGCTCGGCCCCTTCGCCTACGCCGTCGCCATCGATCCGGAACTGACGGCGGCCAAGCATCTGCGCCGCGTGGTCTTCAGCGGCAAGAAGGTACCTGCGGAGCACTTTGCGGCGCTGACGAACCTGAACATCTGGGCAGGTCAGCTCTTCGGGATGGGTGAAGGCCTGTGCGCGGTGACCAAGCTCGACGACTCGGCGGCAGTTCGGTCGGTGTCCATCGGCTCGCCGATCTCCCCGTACGACGAGGTGCGCATTCTGCAGCCCGGCTACGAGGACGAGGTTCCCGCGGGTGAGGTCGGGGAACTGTGCGCTCGCGGGCCTTACACGATCCGCGGATACTTCGACTCGCCCGAGTACAACGAACGCGCCTTCACCAGTGACGGCTTCTACCGCTCGGGTGATCTGGCGTCGGTTCAAATTATCGACGGTGAACCGAATTTGGTCGTCGAGGGCCGCATCAAGGACCTCATCAACCGCGGCGGCGAGAAGATCAACGCCGAAGAAGTCGAATTTCTGCTCGTCTCGCACCCGTCTATCGACGAGGCGGCGCTCGTGGCTATGCCCGACGACCGACTGGGGGAGCGGGCCTGCGCATTCGTGTACTCGGCCAAGGGTGAGCGGCCGACCATTCACGACATTCGCGAATACCTCGACTCGCTCGGCGTGGCGAAGTACAAGTGGCCCGAACGCATCGAGTGGGTCGACGAAATGCCGCGCGCCAGCCAGGTCGGCAAGCTCGACAAGAAGCGTCTGAGCGCGATCGCGCAGCACTTGACCCCGGAACCCGTCAAGGAATCTGCGACTATGACTAATAATAGACAGTAG